Sequence from the Methanobrevibacter arboriphilus genome:
ATTTTTCTAAATGCTTAGAGTGTTAGTTGAATTTGATATTTTTGGCATAATTTTATAGAAAATTTTATATGTAATTTATGCCATAGTAATATATAATACAATAAAGGTGAAAATATGCGATATAAAGTGGGAGATAAACTAAGGAAATTAAGGGAGGATAGTAAATATACTCAAAGTCAGCTTGCTAATTATTTGGGGATTGATCAAGGCCAACTTTCTAAAATTGAAAACGGGACTAGAAACCTTAATTTGAGTTTGTTAGATAAAATTTGTTCATTATATAATTGTTCCCATGAATACATTATAAATGATTCAGGAGAA
This genomic interval carries:
- a CDS encoding helix-turn-helix domain-containing protein, translating into MRYKVGDKLRKLREDSKYTQSQLANYLGIDQGQLSKIENGTRNLNLSLLDKICSLYNCSHEYIINDSGECSITKVAFRNSENFVDLNVVAKINQVTNNLKLLRNLDNEE